The proteins below come from a single Streptomyces sp. MRC013 genomic window:
- a CDS encoding endonuclease/exonuclease/phosphatase family protein, producing MASFPPRTAAVPAVVAAALAAGLLAGAPGSAADAAGTVRIHDVQGSTRISPLVGRHVADVPGVVTGVRTYGSRGFWFQDPEADGDAATSEGVFVFTGSRPAVSVGDAVRVSGTVTEYVPGGPGSGNQSLTQISKPAVTVVSSGNPLPAPVTVTAGSVPDAYAPGGDPAAEGSINGLALRPSSYALDYYESLEGANVRVGASRVVGPSTEHAELWVTVEPCRNPTRRGGTLYGSYGSQNPGRLKVRSLVPLAEQPFPAANVGDVLTGTTEGPLDFDQYGGYTLAARTLGTVEGRGLQRERTRPQRRGELAVATYNVENLDPTDPQEKFDALAGAVVENLASPDIVALEEIQDDSGARDDGTVTAGQTLEKFTDAIVAAGGPAYAWRSVDPEDGGDGGEPGGNIRQVFLFNPERVSFTDRAGGDATTPTGVVEERGEAALTASPGRIAPADAAWENSRKPLAGEFVFRGRTVIVVANHFGSKGGDEPLVSHRQPPNRSSEVKRVQQAKVVNAFVKDVLAVQRNADVVVLGDINDFEFSATTRALTDGGALRAAVTSLPRSERYSYVFQGNSQVLDQILTSPGIRRFTYDSVHINAEFADQVSDHDPQVLRFRP from the coding sequence ATGGCTTCCTTCCCGCCGAGAACCGCCGCCGTCCCGGCCGTCGTCGCCGCCGCACTGGCCGCCGGGCTGCTCGCCGGAGCCCCCGGCTCGGCGGCGGACGCGGCCGGCACCGTCCGCATCCACGACGTCCAGGGCTCCACGCGCATATCCCCGCTCGTCGGGCGGCACGTCGCGGACGTCCCCGGCGTCGTCACCGGCGTGCGCACGTACGGTTCCCGGGGCTTCTGGTTCCAGGACCCGGAGGCGGACGGGGACGCGGCGACCAGCGAGGGCGTCTTCGTCTTCACGGGTTCGAGGCCGGCCGTCTCCGTCGGCGACGCCGTACGGGTGTCGGGCACGGTCACCGAGTACGTCCCCGGCGGCCCCGGCTCCGGCAACCAGTCGCTCACCCAGATCTCGAAGCCGGCCGTCACCGTCGTCTCCTCCGGCAACCCGCTGCCCGCCCCGGTGACCGTCACCGCCGGGTCCGTCCCGGACGCGTACGCGCCCGGGGGCGACCCGGCCGCGGAGGGCTCGATCAACGGCCTCGCCCTCAGGCCCTCCTCCTACGCGCTGGACTACTACGAGTCGCTGGAGGGCGCCAACGTCCGCGTCGGCGCCTCGCGCGTCGTCGGCCCCAGCACCGAGCACGCCGAGCTGTGGGTGACCGTCGAGCCCTGCCGGAACCCCACCCGCCGGGGCGGCACCCTCTACGGCTCGTACGGGTCCCAGAACCCCGGCCGCCTCAAGGTCCGGTCGCTCGTCCCGCTCGCCGAACAGCCCTTCCCGGCCGCGAACGTCGGTGACGTGCTCACCGGCACCACCGAGGGTCCGCTCGACTTCGACCAGTACGGCGGCTACACCCTCGCCGCGCGCACCCTCGGCACCGTGGAGGGCCGCGGCCTGCAGCGCGAGAGGACGCGCCCGCAGCGCCGCGGCGAACTCGCCGTCGCCACGTACAACGTGGAGAACCTCGACCCGACCGACCCGCAGGAGAAGTTCGACGCGCTGGCGGGGGCGGTCGTGGAGAACCTGGCGTCGCCCGACATCGTGGCCCTGGAGGAGATCCAGGACGACAGCGGCGCCCGCGACGACGGCACGGTCACCGCCGGGCAGACGCTGGAGAAGTTCACGGACGCGATCGTCGCCGCGGGCGGCCCCGCGTACGCGTGGCGGTCCGTCGACCCGGAGGACGGCGGGGACGGCGGCGAACCCGGCGGCAACATCCGCCAGGTGTTCCTCTTCAACCCCGAGCGCGTGTCGTTCACCGACCGCGCGGGCGGCGACGCCACGACCCCGACCGGCGTCGTCGAGGAGCGCGGCGAGGCGGCCCTGACCGCCTCCCCCGGCCGGATCGCCCCGGCGGACGCCGCCTGGGAGAACAGCCGCAAGCCGCTGGCCGGCGAGTTCGTCTTCCGCGGCCGCACGGTGATCGTCGTCGCGAACCACTTCGGCTCCAAGGGCGGAGACGAGCCGCTCGTCTCCCACCGCCAGCCGCCGAATCGTTCCTCCGAGGTCAAGCGCGTCCAGCAGGCGAAGGTCGTCAACGCCTTCGTCAAGGACGTCCTCGCCGTCCAGCGCAACGCCGACGTCGTGGTCCTCGGCGACATCAACGACTTCGAGTTCTCCGCCACGACCCGGGCCCTCACCGACGGCGGCGCCCTGCGCGCGGCCGTCACGAGCCTGCCCCGGTCCGAGCGCTACTCCTACGTCTTCCAGGGCAACAGCCAGGTGCTGGACCAGATCCTGACCAGCCCCGGCATCCGCCGCTTCACGTACGACAGCGTGCACATCAACGCGGAGTTCGCGGACCAGGTCAGCGACCACGACCCGCAGGTCCTGCGCTTCCGGCCGTGA